In Blautia wexlerae DSM 19850, a single window of DNA contains:
- a CDS encoding lysozyme family protein, translating to MKLRHLFFACSGVFVMMFSLLLLVVIVFSDEEDGGSGGNLIYGGVSVSQEVLAHKPMLEKYAREYGIEEYLNVLLAIIQVESGGTLEDVMQSSESLGLPPNSLSTEESIKQGCKYFSELLAAAETKGCDLNSVIQSYNYGGGFLDYVAGHGKKYTFELAESFARDKSGGKKVTYTNPVAVEKNGGWRYSYGNMFYVLLVSQYLTVAQFDDETVQAIMEEALKYEGWTYVYGGDSPSTSFDCSGLVQWCYGKAGIALPRTAQEQYNVTQHIPLSEAKAGDLVFFHSTYNAGTYITHVGLYVGNNRMYHAGNPIGYADLTGSYWQQHLAGAGRIKQ from the coding sequence ATGAAGTTAAGACACCTTTTCTTTGCCTGTTCCGGCGTGTTCGTGATGATGTTCTCCCTGCTCCTTTTGGTGGTGATTGTCTTCTCGGATGAGGAAGACGGAGGAAGCGGCGGAAACCTTATCTATGGGGGCGTGAGCGTATCACAGGAAGTCCTCGCCCATAAGCCTATGCTGGAAAAGTATGCAAGGGAATATGGCATAGAGGAATACTTAAATGTGCTGCTCGCCATCATTCAGGTGGAATCCGGCGGCACACTGGAAGACGTTATGCAGTCCTCGGAATCTCTGGGGCTTCCCCCGAACTCTCTTAGCACAGAGGAATCCATCAAACAAGGCTGCAAGTATTTCTCGGAACTGCTCGCAGCGGCAGAAACAAAGGGCTGTGATTTAAATAGTGTGATTCAGTCTTACAACTACGGCGGTGGTTTCCTAGACTATGTAGCAGGGCACGGAAAAAAATACACCTTTGAACTGGCAGAGAGCTTCGCAAGGGACAAATCCGGCGGAAAGAAAGTCACCTACACCAACCCTGTTGCCGTAGAGAAAAACGGGGGCTGGCGGTATTCCTACGGAAATATGTTCTATGTCCTCTTGGTATCGCAGTACCTGACCGTGGCACAGTTTGATGATGAAACGGTACAGGCTATCATGGAGGAAGCCTTAAAGTATGAGGGCTGGACGTATGTGTACGGGGGCGATTCCCCCTCCACTTCCTTTGACTGTTCGGGACTGGTGCAGTGGTGCTATGGCAAGGCAGGAATCGCCCTGCCACGGACAGCACAGGAACAGTACAATGTGACGCAGCACATCCCCCTGTCCGAAGCAAAAGCAGGGGATTTGGTCTTTTTCCATTCCACCTACAATGCCGGAACCTATATCACCCATGTGGGGCTGTATGTGGGAAATAACCGGATGTACCATGCCGGAAATCCCATTGGTTACGCAGACCTGACAGGCTCCTACTGGCAACAGCACCTTGCCGGAGCCGGACGAATCAAACAATAA